A genomic window from Deltaproteobacteria bacterium CG2_30_66_27 includes:
- a CDS encoding protein yceI precursor, with protein MRRTAILAAAVLCLTVPGLLHAAPWEFDPDHTGVHFKVRHLMVSSVRGEFEKATGKIVYDEADVTKSTADITIDAASINTRVAKRDEHLRSPDFLDVAKYPTIAFKSRRVEKTGNGTMRMTGDLTLHGVTKEVILTVEGPTPAIKDPMGNNRVGGQATTKIHRKEFGLLWNKALETGGVVVGDEVEITIDVEIYKKPA; from the coding sequence ATGCGGAGAACGGCGATTCTTGCGGCGGCGGTTTTGTGCCTTACGGTACCGGGGCTTCTTCATGCGGCGCCCTGGGAATTCGACCCGGACCACACCGGCGTCCACTTCAAGGTGCGGCACCTGATGGTCTCCTCGGTGCGGGGGGAATTCGAAAAAGCAACCGGGAAGATCGTGTACGACGAAGCGGACGTGACGAAATCGACGGCCGATATCACGATCGACGCGGCCTCGATCAACACTCGGGTGGCAAAACGCGACGAACACCTGCGCAGTCCCGACTTTCTCGACGTGGCGAAGTACCCGACGATCGCCTTCAAATCGAGGCGGGTCGAAAAAACGGGGAACGGGACGATGAGGATGACGGGGGACCTCACCTTGCACGGCGTGACGAAAGAGGTGATCCTCACCGTGGAAGGGCCTACCCCCGCGATCAAGGATCCGATGGGAAACAACCGTGTCGGCGGCCAGGCGACCACGAAGATCCACCGGAAGGAGTTCGGGCTGCTCTGGAACAAGGCCCTGGAGACCGGCGGCGTGGTGGTGGGGGACGAGGTCGAGATCACCATCGACGTGGAGATCTACAAGAAGCCGGCTTGA
- a CDS encoding transporter encodes MDSIYKIIDVVGTSKTSWEEAAKNAVEVAGKSLEDLRVAEVVKLDLAIDKGKVVAYRARVNISFKYRS; translated from the coding sequence ATGGACAGCATCTACAAGATCATCGACGTCGTGGGGACGAGCAAGACCTCGTGGGAGGAAGCCGCGAAAAACGCGGTGGAGGTCGCCGGGAAGTCCCTGGAAGACCTGAGGGTTGCGGAAGTCGTCAAGCTGGACCTGGCGATCGATAAGGGAAAGGTCGTCGCCTACCGGGCCCGGGTGAACATCTCCTTCAAGTACCGGTCGTAA
- the gltD gene encoding glutamate synthase (glutamate synthase is composed of subunits alpha and beta; beta subunit is a flavin adenine dinucleotide-NADPH dependent oxidoreductase; provides electrons to the alpha subunit, which binds L-glutamine and 2-oxoglutarate and forms L-glutamate): MAKPTGFMQYDREEPTHRPVAERVGDYREIEEPLPEEGIYRQAARCMDCGIPYCHAYGCPVKNRIPDWNDMVYRKNWRKALDLLHATCNLPEITGRVCPAPCETACTLAINLPAVTIRHLELQIVEHGWAEEWILPEPAGFSTGKRVAVVGSGPSGLPAAQQLARRGHEVVVFEKSDRVGGLLRYGIPDFKLEKWVIDRRLDQMRAEGVVFETSVNAGVDVSAGYLRRSFDAIVLAAGATAARDLPVPGRDLKGVHFAMEFLAQQNRRNAGDTIPEGEAISAAGKHVVVIGGGDTGSDCIGTSRRQGAASITQIELLPKPPDDRLPTNPWPTWPLVLRTSSSQEEGCERMWSVQTKEFLGEQGEVRKLSCMKLEWTEPDAAGRRSFKEIPGSAFELKADLVLLAMGFVHVEHGPLVRDLGVATDNRGNLVADGNCMTNVPGVFGAGDAVMGASLVVRAINLGRLAAAGADRYLVGR, translated from the coding sequence GTGGCTAAGCCGACCGGGTTCATGCAATACGACCGGGAGGAGCCGACGCATCGTCCGGTGGCCGAGCGGGTCGGCGATTACCGCGAGATCGAGGAGCCGCTCCCCGAAGAAGGGATCTACCGCCAGGCGGCGCGTTGCATGGATTGCGGGATCCCGTACTGCCACGCCTACGGCTGCCCCGTGAAGAACCGGATCCCCGACTGGAACGACATGGTCTACCGGAAGAACTGGCGGAAAGCGCTCGACCTGCTGCACGCCACCTGCAACCTTCCGGAGATCACGGGCCGCGTCTGCCCCGCCCCGTGCGAGACCGCGTGCACCCTGGCGATCAACCTCCCCGCGGTCACCATCCGCCATCTCGAGCTGCAGATCGTGGAGCACGGCTGGGCCGAGGAGTGGATCCTGCCGGAGCCGGCGGGGTTTTCGACCGGCAAGCGCGTGGCCGTCGTGGGATCGGGCCCCTCGGGGCTGCCGGCCGCCCAGCAGCTCGCGCGCCGGGGCCACGAGGTCGTGGTCTTCGAGAAGTCGGACCGGGTCGGGGGGCTCCTGCGATACGGCATCCCCGACTTCAAGCTCGAGAAATGGGTCATCGACCGGAGACTCGACCAGATGCGGGCCGAGGGGGTGGTCTTCGAGACGAGCGTCAACGCGGGCGTGGACGTCTCCGCGGGGTACCTGCGCCGATCGTTCGACGCGATCGTCCTGGCCGCCGGGGCGACCGCGGCACGGGATCTGCCCGTCCCCGGGAGGGACCTCAAGGGGGTCCACTTCGCGATGGAGTTCCTCGCGCAGCAGAACCGTCGGAACGCCGGGGACACGATCCCCGAGGGGGAAGCGATCTCCGCGGCGGGGAAGCACGTGGTGGTCATCGGCGGCGGGGACACGGGATCGGACTGCATCGGCACCAGCCGCCGTCAGGGGGCCGCCTCGATTACACAGATCGAGCTCCTGCCGAAGCCGCCCGACGATCGGCTCCCGACCAACCCGTGGCCCACGTGGCCGCTCGTCCTGCGCACCTCCTCCTCCCAGGAGGAGGGTTGCGAGCGGATGTGGAGCGTCCAGACAAAGGAGTTTCTCGGTGAACAGGGGGAGGTCCGGAAGCTTTCGTGCATGAAGCTGGAATGGACCGAACCGGACGCCGCGGGAAGGCGTTCGTTCAAGGAGATCCCCGGCTCCGCGTTCGAGCTCAAGGCGGACCTCGTACTCCTCGCGATGGGGTTCGTCCACGTGGAACACGGCCCGCTGGTGCGCGACCTCGGCGTCGCGACGGACAACCGGGGGAACCTGGTCGCCGACGGGAACTGCATGACGAACGTCCCCGGCGTCTTTGGCGCGGGGGACGCCGTGATGGGGGCCTCTCTCGTGGTGCGCGCGATCAACCTCGGCCGTCTGGCCGCGGCGGGGGCGGACCGCTACCTCGTCGGGCGCTGA
- a CDS encoding glutamate synthase subunit alpha translates to MIANDTSFRLNASGVPGPTGLYDPQNDHDSCGVGFIARIDGTSLHTVVEQGIRILVNLEHRGALGGDKSTGDGAGLLLAIPDTFFRQVCPGDGLYLPPRGEYAAGMLFLPMDEALAGRCSTAIERIAAAEGCPVLGWREVPVDPSILGDLSGSTRPRIRQLFLGRGTHEGDAFERKLYVIRRLAEKKIASWHDVDASQFYICSLSSRTIVYKGLLTGSQLPLFYPDLKNELFMSPYAVVHQRYSTNTLPTWHLAHPFRIAAHNGEINTLRGNINRMRAREANLSSPLFGDDIAKLRPVINEAGSDSAIFDNVLELLVMSGRSLPHAVMMMIPEAWGPKFQMSEDKRSFYEYHSAIMEPWDGPAAMVFCDGRYLGATLDRNGLRPARYTVTRDGMIVLASETGVMDIPPGRIVRRGRLQPGKMLLLDLQQKRIVPDNEIKAAISRRKPYRKWVKDNKIELRGLFVPSEIPLEDPETLRRKQHAFGYTEEEIKLIITPMASQGQEAIGSMGDDAALAVLSNRPQSLFAYFKQLFAQVTNPPIDPLREELVMSLNGFIGRERNLLDETPEHCRMLRLVQPILTPEDMLRLRGSTHPDLAAADLDILFPAGGDGKALETALARLFVQADKAIRGGATLLVLTDRNMNAVRAPIPSLLATAGLHHHLIRRGLRTQASIIVESGEPREVIHFGLLLGYGANAICPHTVLSTIRELAESEALEAPLLPGEAVDKYVTSVKKGLLKTFSRMGISTLRSFLGSQIFEAVGLGKELVENYFTNTASRIAGIGLPEIAAETVARHRRGFPADGHWRNADNLLDVGGVYQVRVDGERHLWTPEAVYKLQSATRLDDYGIYKEYAALINDQSLAHATLRSLFRFRKGTPVPLAEVEPVGKILPRFVTAAMSFGSISKETHETIAIAMNRIGGRSNSGEGGEDPERNIPLPNGDSRRSRIRQVASGRFGATTEFLVNADELQIKMAQGAKPGEGGQLPGHKVSPEIARIRHTMPYVTLISPPPHHDIYSIEDLAQLIYDLKSVNPRANVSVKLVSEVGVGTIAAGVAKAKADLVLIAGSDGGTGASPLTSIKHTGLPWELGLAETQQALIYNRLRDRIRVQVDGQMKTGRDLAIAALMGAEEFGFGTAVLVSLGCIMMRKCHLNTCPVGVATQDPVLRARFGGAPEYVVRFLRFVAEELRETMAELGFRTLDEMVGRVDLLEVQPAVEHWKAKGLDFSAILLPPDNALHSPLHRVRPQEHEVAKALDYEIMALARAAMERKVPVRIELPIRNVHRSIGAALSGEITRRYGAGGLPDDTIHLTLLGSAGQSFGAFLAPGVTMHVHGDANDYLGKGMSGGRIVVTPPDGATFLPHKNVIVGNVVLYGATGGEAYFHGTAGERFAVRNSGGKAVVEGVGDHGCEYMTGGVVVVLGPTGVNFAAGMSGGLAYVYDETELFDTRCNLDMVDVESVWQDEDVKRLRAMIENHFRHTGSQRAAQILENWESRLPLFVKIMPIEYRKSLERMRMEEEMNTESVSATEEVYRG, encoded by the coding sequence ATGATCGCGAACGATACCTCGTTCAGGTTGAACGCCTCGGGCGTCCCGGGACCGACCGGGCTGTACGACCCGCAGAACGACCACGACAGCTGCGGCGTCGGGTTCATCGCACGGATCGACGGCACGTCCCTTCACACCGTGGTCGAGCAGGGGATCCGGATCCTCGTCAACCTGGAGCACCGCGGCGCCCTGGGGGGCGACAAGTCCACCGGCGACGGCGCCGGCCTCCTCCTCGCGATCCCCGACACCTTCTTCCGCCAGGTGTGCCCGGGGGACGGTCTCTACCTTCCTCCCCGCGGCGAGTACGCCGCGGGGATGCTCTTTCTCCCGATGGACGAAGCGCTCGCCGGACGGTGCTCCACGGCCATCGAACGGATCGCGGCGGCGGAAGGGTGCCCCGTCCTCGGGTGGCGCGAGGTGCCGGTCGATCCGTCGATCCTCGGGGATCTCTCCGGATCCACCCGGCCGCGGATCCGCCAGCTGTTCCTCGGTCGCGGAACCCACGAAGGGGACGCCTTCGAGCGGAAGCTGTACGTCATCCGCCGCCTCGCCGAGAAGAAGATCGCCTCCTGGCACGACGTCGACGCCAGCCAGTTTTACATCTGCAGCCTCTCGAGCCGGACGATCGTCTACAAAGGGCTCCTGACCGGATCCCAGCTCCCGCTCTTCTACCCGGACCTGAAAAACGAACTCTTCATGAGCCCGTACGCCGTGGTCCACCAGCGGTACAGCACGAACACGCTTCCCACCTGGCACCTCGCGCACCCGTTCCGGATCGCCGCCCACAACGGCGAGATCAACACGCTGCGGGGGAACATCAACCGGATGCGGGCCCGGGAGGCGAACCTCTCCTCGCCGCTGTTCGGCGACGACATCGCGAAGCTGCGCCCCGTCATCAACGAGGCGGGGAGTGATTCCGCGATCTTCGACAACGTCCTCGAGCTGCTCGTGATGTCGGGCCGGTCGCTGCCGCACGCCGTCATGATGATGATCCCCGAGGCGTGGGGACCCAAGTTCCAGATGAGCGAGGACAAGCGGTCCTTCTACGAATACCACTCCGCGATCATGGAACCGTGGGACGGGCCGGCGGCGATGGTCTTCTGCGACGGGCGCTACCTCGGCGCCACCCTCGACCGGAACGGGCTGCGTCCCGCGCGGTACACCGTGACTCGCGACGGGATGATCGTCCTCGCCTCGGAGACCGGGGTGATGGACATCCCGCCGGGCCGGATCGTCCGGCGCGGCCGGCTCCAGCCCGGAAAGATGCTCCTCCTCGACCTGCAGCAGAAACGGATCGTCCCGGACAACGAGATCAAGGCGGCCATCTCCCGCCGGAAGCCGTACCGGAAGTGGGTCAAGGACAACAAGATCGAGCTGCGGGGGCTGTTCGTCCCGTCCGAGATCCCCCTCGAGGATCCGGAGACGCTGCGGCGCAAGCAGCACGCCTTCGGCTACACCGAGGAGGAGATCAAGCTCATCATCACGCCGATGGCGTCCCAGGGGCAGGAGGCGATCGGCTCGATGGGGGACGACGCGGCGCTGGCGGTCCTCTCGAACCGGCCGCAGTCGCTCTTCGCCTACTTCAAGCAGCTCTTCGCCCAGGTGACGAACCCCCCGATCGACCCGCTCCGCGAGGAGCTGGTGATGTCGCTGAACGGCTTCATCGGGAGGGAGCGGAACCTTCTGGACGAGACCCCGGAGCATTGCCGCATGCTGCGTCTCGTCCAGCCGATCCTCACCCCGGAGGACATGCTCCGGCTGCGCGGTTCGACCCATCCGGACCTCGCCGCCGCCGACCTCGACATCCTCTTCCCTGCGGGCGGGGACGGCAAGGCCCTCGAGACGGCGCTGGCCCGGCTCTTCGTCCAGGCCGACAAGGCGATCCGGGGGGGGGCCACCCTCCTCGTCCTGACCGACCGGAACATGAACGCCGTCCGCGCGCCGATCCCGTCGCTGCTCGCCACCGCGGGGCTGCACCATCACCTGATCCGTAGGGGCCTGCGGACGCAGGCGTCGATCATCGTGGAAAGCGGCGAGCCGCGGGAGGTCATCCACTTCGGGCTCCTCTTAGGGTACGGCGCCAACGCGATCTGCCCCCACACGGTCCTCTCCACGATCCGTGAGCTCGCCGAGAGCGAAGCGCTGGAGGCTCCGCTGCTGCCCGGAGAGGCGGTGGACAAATACGTCACCTCGGTGAAGAAGGGGCTCCTCAAAACCTTCAGCCGGATGGGGATTTCCACCTTGCGCTCCTTTCTCGGCTCCCAGATCTTCGAGGCGGTGGGGCTGGGGAAGGAGCTGGTGGAAAACTATTTCACCAACACGGCCTCCCGCATCGCCGGGATCGGGCTTCCCGAGATCGCCGCGGAGACCGTGGCGCGGCATCGGCGCGGCTTTCCCGCCGACGGCCACTGGCGGAACGCGGACAACCTTCTCGACGTGGGCGGCGTCTACCAGGTCCGGGTCGACGGCGAGCGCCACTTGTGGACCCCGGAGGCGGTCTACAAGCTCCAGAGCGCGACCCGCCTGGACGACTACGGGATCTACAAGGAGTACGCGGCGCTCATCAACGACCAGTCGCTCGCGCACGCCACGCTGCGCTCGCTGTTCCGGTTCCGGAAGGGCACCCCGGTCCCCCTCGCCGAGGTGGAGCCGGTCGGGAAGATCCTGCCGCGCTTCGTCACCGCGGCGATGTCGTTCGGCTCCATCAGCAAGGAGACCCACGAGACGATCGCCATCGCGATGAACCGGATCGGCGGCCGGAGCAACTCCGGGGAAGGGGGGGAGGATCCCGAACGGAACATCCCGCTCCCGAACGGGGACAGCCGGCGATCCCGGATCCGTCAGGTCGCCTCCGGGCGCTTCGGCGCGACCACCGAGTTCCTGGTGAACGCCGACGAGCTGCAGATCAAGATGGCGCAGGGGGCCAAGCCCGGCGAGGGCGGACAGCTCCCCGGCCACAAGGTGAGCCCCGAGATCGCCCGGATCCGCCACACGATGCCGTACGTGACGCTCATCTCGCCGCCGCCGCACCACGACATCTACTCCATCGAGGATCTCGCGCAGCTCATCTACGACCTGAAATCGGTCAACCCGCGGGCGAACGTCTCCGTGAAGCTCGTCTCCGAGGTCGGCGTCGGGACGATCGCGGCCGGGGTGGCCAAGGCGAAGGCCGACCTCGTGCTCATCGCGGGGAGCGACGGCGGCACGGGCGCCTCGCCGCTCACATCCATCAAGCACACGGGTCTGCCGTGGGAGCTCGGGCTCGCCGAAACCCAGCAGGCGCTGATCTACAACCGGCTTCGCGACCGGATCCGGGTGCAGGTCGACGGGCAGATGAAGACCGGCCGGGATCTCGCCATCGCGGCGCTGATGGGGGCCGAGGAGTTCGGGTTCGGCACGGCGGTGCTCGTCAGCCTCGGCTGCATCATGATGCGGAAGTGCCACCTGAACACCTGCCCCGTGGGAGTGGCGACCCAGGACCCGGTCCTGCGCGCGCGCTTCGGCGGAGCCCCCGAGTACGTCGTGCGCTTCCTCCGCTTCGTAGCCGAGGAACTGCGCGAAACCATGGCGGAGCTCGGGTTCCGTACGCTCGACGAGATGGTCGGCCGGGTCGACCTGCTGGAGGTCCAGCCGGCGGTCGAGCACTGGAAGGCGAAGGGGCTCGACTTCTCCGCCATTCTCCTGCCGCCCGACAACGCGTTGCACAGCCCGCTGCACCGCGTGCGTCCGCAGGAGCACGAGGTCGCGAAAGCCCTCGACTACGAGATCATGGCGCTCGCGCGGGCCGCCATGGAGCGGAAGGTACCGGTGCGGATCGAGCTTCCGATCCGGAACGTGCACCGGTCGATCGGCGCGGCGCTCTCCGGTGAGATCACCCGCCGATACGGGGCGGGGGGGCTGCCCGACGACACGATCCACCTCACCCTCCTCGGCTCCGCGGGCCAGAGCTTCGGGGCGTTCCTGGCCCCGGGCGTCACGATGCACGTGCACGGGGACGCCAACGACTACCTCGGCAAGGGGATGTCGGGGGGGCGGATCGTCGTGACTCCCCCGGATGGGGCGACCTTCCTCCCGCACAAGAACGTGATCGTCGGAAACGTCGTGCTCTACGGCGCCACGGGAGGCGAGGCGTACTTCCACGGGACCGCCGGGGAGCGGTTCGCGGTGCGCAACAGCGGCGGGAAAGCGGTCGTGGAGGGCGTGGGCGACCACGGGTGCGAGTACATGACGGGCGGGGTCGTCGTGGTGCTGGGGCCCACCGGGGTCAACTTCGCCGCCGGGATGAGCGGAGGGCTCGCCTACGTCTACGACGAGACGGAGCTGTTCGACACCCGCTGCAACCTCGACATGGTCGACGTGGAGAGCGTCTGGCAGGACGAGGACGTGAAGCGTCTCCGCGCCATGATCGAGAACCACTTCCGCCACACGGGGAGCCAGCGGGCCGCGCAGATCTTAGAGAATTGGGAGTCCCGCCTCCCCCTGTTCGTAAAGATCATGCCGATCGAGTACCGGAAGTCGCTCGAGCGGATGCGCATGGAGGAGGAGATGAACACCGAGAGCGTCTCCGCCACCGAGGAGGTCTACCGTGGCTAA
- a CDS encoding Crp/Fnr family transcriptional regulator translates to MGDTLCRCRKLAGPDVALHPRCFGQVWIFEGIPPEAWESLAGDLVRRRLSAGEDLFQQSEPAESMWLIKAGSVKLWKTTEDGRILTLDIRKAGDLLGENVLMEDGGSYPVAATCLEPAVTCGIDRRTFESLVTRYPAVGLVVIRNLSRRIDHLSAKLGAFSEPNLEDRLYEILANVARDLGTPAPGGWTIAFPLTHEEIGFLVGAHRVSVTRALGKLRDTGRVRTAGKFLFVRDSA, encoded by the coding sequence ATGGGCGACACGTTATGCCGATGCCGGAAACTTGCGGGGCCGGACGTCGCATTGCACCCGCGCTGTTTCGGGCAGGTCTGGATCTTCGAGGGCATCCCTCCGGAGGCGTGGGAGAGCCTTGCCGGAGATCTGGTGCGCAGGCGCCTCTCTGCGGGCGAAGACCTGTTCCAGCAGAGCGAACCGGCCGAAAGCATGTGGCTCATCAAGGCGGGCTCGGTGAAACTGTGGAAGACCACCGAGGACGGACGGATCCTGACCCTCGACATCCGCAAGGCGGGGGACCTCCTGGGGGAGAACGTGCTCATGGAGGATGGGGGGTCGTACCCGGTCGCGGCCACGTGCCTTGAACCGGCGGTCACGTGCGGGATCGACCGGCGGACCTTCGAGTCCCTCGTGACCCGGTACCCGGCTGTGGGGCTGGTCGTGATCCGGAACCTGTCCCGCAGGATCGACCACCTCTCGGCCAAACTGGGAGCGTTTTCGGAACCGAATCTGGAGGACCGACTTTACGAAATCCTTGCCAACGTTGCGCGGGACTTGGGTACGCCCGCCCCGGGGGGGTGGACCATCGCCTTCCCTCTGACGCACGAGGAGATCGGTTTCCTCGTCGGCGCTCACCGGGTGAGCGTTACCCGCGCCCTCGGCAAGCTTCGAGACACGGGGCGCGTTCGTACCGCCGGGAAATTTCTCTTCGTTCGGGATTCCGCCTGA
- a CDS encoding peroxiredoxin → MAEETRGLSVGQNVPDFEMDTFEPGTGKFGTFRLADARDRKKWTVLVFYPADFTFVCPTELADLGKKHPELAGMGCEVVSVSTDTKFSHFGWHREEKLLDGIRYPMGADPKGEAAKRFGVYDERTGLAFRGTFIISPDGVLVGSEVNYFNVGRNMEELVRKVKAFQYVRENPNEVCPASWEPGKKTLRPSEALVGRVFESL, encoded by the coding sequence ATGGCCGAAGAAACGCGTGGGCTCAGTGTCGGACAGAATGTTCCCGATTTCGAGATGGATACGTTTGAGCCGGGGACGGGGAAATTCGGAACATTCCGCCTCGCCGATGCACGGGATCGGAAGAAATGGACCGTACTGGTTTTCTATCCCGCTGATTTCACCTTCGTCTGCCCGACCGAACTGGCGGACCTGGGAAAGAAGCATCCGGAACTGGCCGGAATGGGCTGTGAGGTCGTCTCGGTCAGCACGGACACGAAGTTTTCCCACTTCGGATGGCATCGGGAGGAAAAGCTCCTGGACGGGATCCGGTATCCCATGGGTGCGGACCCGAAGGGAGAGGCCGCGAAACGGTTCGGCGTGTACGACGAGCGAACCGGCCTGGCTTTCCGCGGGACGTTCATCATCAGCCCCGACGGCGTCCTGGTCGGGTCCGAGGTCAACTACTTCAACGTGGGAAGGAACATGGAGGAACTGGTGCGCAAGGTGAAGGCGTTCCAGTACGTGAGGGAAAATCCGAACGAAGTATGCCCGGCCAGCTGGGAACCGGGCAAGAAGACCTTGAGACCGTCGGAGGCCCTGGTCGGACGAGTCTTCGAATCGTTGTGA
- a CDS encoding desulfoferrodoxin, whose translation MAVARRDVYKCGHCGMIVEVLHGAGGQLVCCGVPMTLQAENTVDASKEKHVPVIEKSGRGFKVRVGAVPHPMEEKHYIEWIEIIADGKQYREYLKPGRPAEAEFGIEASKVTAREYCNQHGFWKA comes from the coding sequence ATGGCTGTCGCAAGGAGAGATGTGTACAAGTGCGGGCATTGCGGGATGATCGTGGAGGTGCTCCACGGGGCCGGGGGGCAGCTGGTCTGTTGCGGGGTGCCCATGACGTTGCAGGCGGAAAACACCGTCGACGCCAGCAAGGAAAAGCACGTGCCGGTCATCGAAAAGTCCGGCCGCGGCTTCAAGGTGAGGGTGGGCGCGGTTCCGCACCCCATGGAGGAAAAACATTACATCGAGTGGATCGAGATAATCGCGGACGGGAAGCAGTACCGCGAATACCTCAAGCCGGGACGGCCGGCCGAGGCGGAGTTCGGGATCGAGGCCTCCAAGGTGACCGCAAGGGAGTATTGCAACCAGCACGGCTTCTGGAAAGCGTAA
- a CDS encoding FMN-binding protein — MIPEKLLEIMKQDGVVAIATLGKDGPHMVNTWNSYLRISPDGRLFLPAGYMNKTESNVAHNPNVLVTLGSSKVKGLHGAGAGFLIKGKATFITSGPDFDFMKAKFSWLRATLAVTIDSATQTW, encoded by the coding sequence ATGATCCCGGAAAAACTGCTGGAAATCATGAAACAGGATGGGGTTGTCGCCATTGCGACATTGGGAAAGGATGGACCGCACATGGTCAACACCTGGAATAGCTACCTCAGAATATCACCGGACGGACGACTGTTCCTTCCCGCAGGATACATGAATAAGACAGAGTCTAACGTTGCCCACAACCCGAATGTGTTGGTTACGCTGGGAAGCAGCAAGGTCAAGGGCTTGCACGGAGCAGGTGCCGGTTTCCTGATCAAAGGAAAGGCGACCTTTATAACCTCCGGACCCGATTTTGATTTCATGAAAGCAAAGTTCAGTTGGCTGCGGGCCACATTGGCCGTTACCATCGATTCCGCTACACAAACCTGGTAG
- a CDS encoding transcriptional regulator, whose amino-acid sequence MEKTRKKRLEGRGWRIGSAAEFLDLTPEENRYIELKLALGEYLKKRRRSRRLSQETLAKLLSSSQSRVAKMESADPSVSLDLLVRSPTRFV is encoded by the coding sequence ATGGAGAAGACCAGGAAGAAGCGTTTGGAGGGAAGGGGCTGGCGAATCGGCTCGGCCGCCGAGTTTCTGGACCTGACTCCGGAGGAGAACCGGTACATCGAACTCAAGCTCGCGTTGGGCGAATATCTGAAGAAGCGTCGGCGCAGCCGGAGATTGTCCCAGGAGACGCTTGCCAAGCTTCTGAGTTCAAGCCAGTCCCGCGTGGCGAAAATGGAGTCTGCCGATCCTTCGGTGTCGTTGGACCTCCTGGTCCGGTCACCTACCAGGTTTGTGTAG
- a CDS encoding 4-carboxymuconolactone decarboxylase, translating to MDDARYRIGLETARKLDPEGPERLEEALKGVAPDLYRHIVESAFGDILSRPGLDPKTREIATVSALTALGHAQPQLRFHLNAALNVGCTRAELAEVLMQMAVYAGIPAALNALYLAKEIFAERDAKGLS from the coding sequence GTGGACGACGCAAGATACCGGATCGGGCTGGAGACGGCCCGGAAGCTCGACCCGGAGGGACCGGAACGGCTGGAAGAGGCGCTGAAAGGGGTCGCCCCCGACCTGTACCGGCACATCGTGGAGTCTGCGTTCGGCGATATCCTCTCCCGGCCGGGGCTGGATCCGAAGACCCGGGAGATCGCGACCGTTTCGGCTCTGACGGCCCTCGGCCACGCCCAGCCGCAGCTCCGGTTCCACCTGAACGCCGCCCTCAACGTCGGGTGCACCCGCGCGGAGCTGGCGGAGGTCCTGATGCAGATGGCGGTCTACGCGGGGATTCCCGCGGCGCTCAACGCCCTCTACCTGGCGAAGGAGATCTTCGCGGAACGGGATGCGAAAGGCCTCTCCTGA
- a CDS encoding molybdenum-binding protein produces MKYGARNQITGKVTDVKRGDVMSLVKFAVEVPAAMASVITTESLDDLALKPGDIVRLVIKAIHVLPVRE; encoded by the coding sequence ATGAAATACGGTGCGCGAAATCAAATAACCGGGAAGGTGACCGACGTGAAGAGGGGGGATGTCATGTCCCTGGTGAAGTTCGCGGTGGAGGTTCCGGCGGCGATGGCCTCGGTGATCACCACGGAATCGCTCGATGACCTCGCGTTGAAGCCTGGAGATATCGTGCGTCTGGTGATCAAGGCGATCCATGTGCTTCCGGTTCGGGAGTAG